In a single window of the Dehalococcoidia bacterium genome:
- a CDS encoding toast rack family protein, with the protein MAGARRHSAGGSHGGREGGPSLLQLVLSVALMVFGGIFFVLNMGLFGGDITEILSRATRLWPLLLVLIGVILLLAKGSRWWIGIAIGLSVVLAVVAVSTLSQGRLPVTAADSRTVRLEKSLGSLRESEVRLNFSAGDLALESLPSYSTLLAEGQLSYRQGGKEPTNEFRETDSKGYLQIASPDSKRSFLASGKDDSWTLGLTSRIPLDLIIQGGAISGRLSLTDMKLRSLRVEVEASKLDVRLPQEAGRTAITIKAGATSSINLDIPKNVEARIKANLGLASLSIDGDRFQKRDGFYISSKFDSAQNRLDLDLDAGTSSVTIR; encoded by the coding sequence ATGGCGGGCGCACGGCGACACTCCGCGGGAGGCTCTCACGGCGGACGCGAGGGCGGCCCCAGCCTTCTTCAACTCGTCCTCTCCGTCGCCCTCATGGTCTTCGGCGGGATATTCTTCGTCCTGAACATGGGCCTCTTCGGCGGCGACATCACAGAGATTCTCTCCCGCGCCACGCGTCTCTGGCCCCTTCTTCTGGTGCTCATTGGCGTCATCCTTCTTCTGGCCAAGGGGTCCCGCTGGTGGATAGGGATTGCGATAGGGCTGTCGGTGGTCCTGGCCGTGGTGGCCGTCAGCACGCTGTCGCAGGGGCGGCTTCCGGTCACGGCCGCGGACTCCCGCACGGTGCGCCTTGAGAAAAGCCTGGGGTCCCTGAGGGAGAGCGAGGTGCGCCTGAACTTCTCCGCCGGCGACCTTGCGCTGGAAAGCCTGCCCTCCTACTCCACGCTTCTGGCGGAGGGACAGCTCTCCTACCGTCAGGGCGGCAAGGAGCCGACGAATGAGTTCCGCGAGACCGACAGCAAGGGGTACCTGCAGATTGCGTCGCCGGATAGCAAACGGTCTTTCCTGGCGAGCGGCAAGGACGACTCATGGACGCTCGGCCTGACCTCGCGCATCCCGCTGGACCTGATCATTCAGGGCGGGGCCATAAGCGGACGCCTCTCGCTGACCGACATGAAGCTGCGCAGCCTGCGCGTGGAAGTGGAAGCCAGCAAGCTCGACGTGCGCCTCCCCCAGGAGGCGGGACGCACCGCCATCACCATCAAGGCGGGCGCCACGTCCAGCATCAACCTGGACATCCCGAAGAACGTGGAGGCGCGGATCAAGGCCAACCTGGGCCTCGCATCCCTCAGCATCGACGGGGACCGATTCCAGAAGCGGGACGGCTTCTACATCTCCAGCAAATTCGACTCGGCGCAGAACCGGCTGGACCTGGACCTGGACGCCGGGACCTCGTCCGTCACCATCCGCTAG
- the dnaA gene encoding chromosomal replication initiator protein DnaA, which produces MTSKPAREIWEAALGELQLQVTRPNYETWLRDTVGVSAADGQFVVGVPTPFAAEWLSKRMSVVIERTLSRVLKSSVRVSFQVHRNADADGHSVPAPSSETAADARPPVPTSAASRLGRLNPRLTFASFVVGDSNRVAHAASLSVAERPGEAYNPLFMYSGVGLGKTHLQHAIGHHALSLGRKVLYVSSERFVNDFVTAVKEHADEDFRQKYRTVDVLLVDDIQFFVGKEKTQEVFFHIFNDLHNAGCQIVVTSDRHPRDLSLLEDRLTSRLVWGLAAEIYPPDYETRLAILKAKAEHMKEVIPPDILDLLARRMQRNIRDLEGALNRVVAYVRLSRLPLNLETASQALADLTMDRSRPATPEAVIQAVAAYFGMEAEALRGKRRDKRTAAARHVAMYLLKEDVARSFVEVGRLLGDRDHTTIMYGWEKIASQINTNPRMRSDVLEIRTSLAEPRLKASG; this is translated from the coding sequence ATGACCAGCAAGCCTGCCCGCGAGATCTGGGAAGCGGCGCTAGGGGAGTTGCAACTGCAAGTAACGCGTCCCAACTACGAGACCTGGCTCAGGGACACAGTCGGCGTATCCGCGGCGGATGGCCAGTTCGTCGTGGGGGTGCCCACTCCCTTCGCGGCTGAGTGGCTCTCCAAGCGCATGTCCGTAGTAATAGAGAGGACTCTCTCCCGCGTCCTGAAGTCATCTGTTCGCGTGTCCTTCCAGGTCCATCGGAACGCGGACGCCGATGGACACAGCGTCCCGGCCCCGTCCAGCGAGACGGCGGCTGACGCGCGCCCGCCTGTGCCCACGTCCGCCGCGTCGCGGCTGGGCCGCCTGAACCCCCGGCTCACGTTCGCCTCTTTTGTGGTGGGCGACTCGAACCGCGTGGCCCACGCGGCGTCGCTGAGTGTAGCCGAGCGCCCCGGCGAGGCCTACAATCCGCTGTTCATGTACTCCGGTGTCGGCCTGGGCAAGACGCACCTGCAGCACGCCATCGGGCACCATGCGCTGTCCCTTGGCCGCAAGGTGCTCTACGTGAGCAGCGAACGCTTTGTCAACGACTTCGTGACCGCCGTCAAGGAGCACGCGGACGAGGACTTCCGCCAGAAGTACCGCACGGTGGACGTGCTGCTGGTGGACGACATTCAGTTCTTCGTCGGCAAGGAGAAGACCCAGGAGGTCTTTTTCCACATCTTTAACGACCTGCACAACGCCGGTTGCCAGATCGTCGTCACCAGCGACCGCCATCCTCGGGACCTGAGCCTGCTGGAGGACCGTCTGACGTCGCGCCTGGTCTGGGGCCTCGCGGCCGAGATCTATCCGCCCGACTACGAGACGCGCCTGGCTATCCTTAAGGCCAAGGCGGAGCACATGAAGGAGGTCATCCCTCCGGACATCCTGGACCTGCTGGCGCGCCGGATGCAGCGGAACATCCGTGACCTGGAGGGCGCCCTCAATCGGGTGGTCGCCTACGTGCGCCTGTCCCGCCTGCCGCTTAACCTGGAGACGGCCAGCCAGGCCCTGGCGGACCTGACAATGGACAGGTCCCGGCCTGCGACACCAGAGGCGGTCATTCAGGCCGTCGCGGCCTACTTCGGCATGGAGGCCGAAGCCCTCCGCGGCAAGCGCCGCGACAAGCGCACCGCCGCCGCGCGGCATGTGGCCATGTACCTCCTGAAGGAGGATGTGGCCCGGTCCTTCGTGGAGGTGGGCCGGCTGCTGGGCGACCGTGACCACACCACGATCATGTACGGCTGGGAGAAAATCGCCAGCCAGATCAACACGAATCCCCGCATGCGGAGCGACGTGCTGGAGATACGCACATCTCTGGCTGAGCCCCGCCTCAAAGCCTCGGGCTAG
- the obgE gene encoding GTPase ObgE, translating into MLDSVEIYVHAGDGGDGAISLRHEKAVPRGGPDGGDGGRGGHVFLLADPGFNTLGVFQHKRQCEASEGGPGLGRDMHGKNGKDLTISVPVGTVVYRVRPGGEPEMVVDLAQPGHAVLLARGGDGGRGNAHFSTTRDHVPRIAEAGERGESGTYVLELKLLADVGIIGFPNVGKSSLLAAASAARPKIANYPFTTLEPNLGVANVGWRTLVMADIPGLIEGAHEGKGLGHDFLRHIERTRLLVHIVDGESPHPARDVAAVNREMALFNKDLGERRQLVVVNKIDLPHVRERIPRLRVWLRRYQPLLFVSAATHEGVAELITAAARYLDSLPKAPPAAPLVRRQALIPPRTREVPQVVQQDGAFIVWHSRAERLAARSDTHHPQVLGQLWEQFRRMGVVKALERAGATPGAAVRLGEVTLRWWL; encoded by the coding sequence ATGCTTGATAGCGTTGAAATTTATGTACACGCGGGGGATGGGGGTGACGGAGCTATCAGCCTGAGGCATGAGAAGGCTGTGCCGAGGGGAGGACCGGACGGGGGCGATGGAGGAAGAGGTGGGCATGTCTTTCTGCTGGCCGACCCCGGGTTCAACACTCTGGGTGTGTTCCAGCATAAGCGTCAGTGTGAAGCGAGCGAGGGTGGACCTGGACTAGGCCGGGACATGCACGGGAAGAATGGCAAAGACCTCACGATTAGTGTGCCTGTAGGAACAGTGGTTTACAGAGTGCGGCCTGGAGGGGAGCCGGAGATGGTCGTGGACCTGGCCCAGCCTGGCCATGCTGTTCTGCTGGCGCGAGGGGGAGATGGGGGACGCGGCAACGCCCACTTCTCTACAACTAGAGACCACGTGCCGAGGATAGCGGAGGCGGGAGAACGAGGCGAAAGCGGCACGTACGTTCTCGAGCTTAAGCTATTGGCTGATGTGGGCATCATAGGCTTTCCCAATGTCGGGAAGTCGTCTCTGCTGGCGGCGGCGTCCGCGGCGCGGCCCAAGATAGCGAACTATCCGTTCACGACGCTGGAGCCGAACCTGGGCGTCGCAAACGTTGGTTGGCGGACGCTGGTCATGGCGGACATCCCCGGCCTGATTGAGGGGGCGCACGAGGGCAAGGGCCTGGGACATGACTTTCTGCGGCACATCGAGAGGACGCGCCTTCTGGTCCATATCGTGGATGGAGAGTCGCCACATCCGGCCCGCGACGTCGCGGCCGTGAACCGTGAGATGGCGCTGTTCAACAAGGATCTGGGCGAGAGGCGCCAGTTGGTCGTGGTCAACAAGATTGACCTGCCGCACGTCCGCGAGCGGATCCCGCGCCTGCGGGTCTGGCTGCGGCGCTATCAGCCCCTGTTGTTCGTGTCCGCCGCCACCCATGAGGGCGTGGCGGAGTTGATAACAGCCGCCGCGCGTTACCTGGACAGTCTTCCAAAGGCTCCTCCCGCGGCGCCTCTCGTCCGCCGCCAGGCGCTCATTCCGCCACGCACGCGCGAAGTCCCGCAGGTGGTGCAACAGGACGGCGCCTTCATCGTGTGGCACTCCAGGGCGGAGCGGCTCGCCGCGCGCTCGGACACGCATCACCCGCAGGTGCTGGGGCAGCTCTGGGAGCAGTTCCGGCGCATGGGCGTGGTCAAGGCCCTGGAGAGAGCAGGCG